The Stomoxys calcitrans chromosome 3, idStoCalc2.1, whole genome shotgun sequence genome includes a region encoding these proteins:
- the LOC106085092 gene encoding epidermal growth factor-like protein isoform X1 yields the protein MKHLLSRSILAIYFGFSALLFNLISCTAVEKSINNITYVGEERLDWKDDNVRNQFDGGNLKNVSLEYAPTIPNKSRQKRQTKKRIEKVECGPSRDHTQLMYVRTDSINKYTWKERLTYDLTQQVSAIRICSPGYSIYQYSGTNSCLPFCNRCGQGECMAPDVCKCYSDFERNPEGVCTSVCPLGCYHGYCDLLKGCSCYEGYQLDKTKKFCLPICADGCGHDPRMKCISPRVCDCIEGFSMVDGICKPQCNPDCGPGGECKAFGLTSKCACYPGYKLRKGVCESDCYQTCANGICYNRHTCHCYSDYIYNEYTRNCEARVGIIERYSFNF from the exons ATGAAACATTTATTGTCTCGTTCAATATTGGcaatttattttggattttctgCTCTGCTATTCAATCTTATTTCGTGTACGGCTGTAGAAAAATCAATTAACAATATTACCTATGTTGGAGAAGAAAGACTAGATTGGAAGGATGATAATGTACGAAATCAGTTTGATGGAGgtaatttgaaaaatgtttctttagAATATGCTCCAACAATCCCTAATAAAAGTCGACAGAAGCGACAAACTAAAAAGCGAATTGAGAAGGTAGAATGTGGTCCCAGCAGAGATCATACGCAGCTAATGTATGTGCG GACCGACTCCATAAACAAGTACACTTGGAAGGAACGTTTGACATACGATTTGACACAACAGGTATCCGCTATTCGTATATGTAGCCCCGGCTATTCCATCTACCAATATTCGGGAACCAATTCCTGTCTACCCTTCTGTAACCGTTGTGGCCAAGGCGAATGTATGGCGCCTGATGTGTGCAAATGTTATAGTGATTTTGAGAGAAACCCTGAAGGTGTTTGCACTAGTGTCTGTCCTTTGGGTTGTTATCATGGGTATTGTGATTTGCTGAAAGGCTGTTCATGCTATGAAGGCTATCAATTGGATAagacaaagaaattttgtctcccCATTTGTGCCGACGGCTGTGGCCACGATCCCAGAATGAAGTGCATATCTCCGAGAGTTTGTGACTGTATCGAAGGATTCTCTATGGTCGATGGCATTTGCAAGCCACAATGTAATCCCGATTGCGGACCTGGAGGAGAGTGTAAAGCATTTGGCCTCACTAGCAAGTGCGCATGCTATCCAGGCTATAAGTTACGAAAGGGAGTTTGTGAGAGCGATTGTTATCA GACTTGCGCCAATGGCATTTGCTATAATCGCCATACCTGCCATTGCTACTCGGACTACATTTACAACGAGTATACTAGGAATTGTGAAGCACGTGTGGGCATTATAGAAAgatattcatttaatttttaa
- the LOC106085093 gene encoding epidermal growth factor-like protein, whose translation MSKIFAKIQLSLFVLTIFLQQSYTYRYDEKNEFLDEIAAMEDHEEYWKNVNISEFYKTIEDAGMSNSVSREERYKRQVKLALLHDVCEENGTKIIYVPTSSINKFPWIEQITQDPSQLVTVLRVCCPGQDVFVLNNNRSCVPFCKKCRNGVCVSPDKCECYDGFVKNDNGDCVFQCPIGCLNGRCHLYKGCICNWGFQLDSARQYCRPKCNSKCKTEPLRNCTKPGVCGCIRGFSLIGGQCRPSCSPGCGPGGECQAFGVESKCVCFPGYSLQDGVCKNDCFQGCNNGICQNRNKCICNPGFIYDPTSRNCINPKKAYEKKQKRIG comes from the exons ATGTCGAAAATATTTGCCAAGATTCAACTGTCCCTGTTtgttttaacaatatttctgCAACAATCGTATACATATCGATATGATGAGAAAAACGAGTTCTTGGACGAGATCGCTGCCATGGAGGATCATGAAGAATATTGGAAAAACGTAAACATTTCCGAATTTTATAAAACCATAGAAGATGCTGGAATGTCCAACTCAGTGTCCAGAGAGGAAAGGTATAAGAGACAAGTTAAGTTGGCCCTTCTTCACGATGTATGCGAAGAAAATGGAACAAAGATCATCTATGTACC AACTTCGTCTATAAATAAATTTCCTTGGATTGAACAAATTACTCAAGATCCCTCCCAATTAGTAACCGTCCTAAGGGTCTGTTGCCCAGGTCAAGACGTATTTGTCCTGAATAATAATCGTTCCTGTGTTCCATTCTGTAAGAAATGCCGGAATGGCGTTTGCGTATCGCCGGATAAGTGCGAATGCTATGATGGATTTGTCAAAAACGACAATGGCGACTGTGTATTTCAGTGCCCCATAGGATGTCTTAATGGCCGATGTCATCTGTATAAAGGTTGCATTTGTAATTGGGGTTTCCAACTAGATTCTGCGCGACAATATTGTCGTCCAAAGTGCAATAGTAAGTGCAAAACAGAACCTTTACGCAATTGCACAAAACCGGGTGTATGCGGATGTATTAGAGGCTTTAGTCTCATAGGTGGTCAATGTAGGCCTTCATGTTCGCCTGGGTGTGGTCCAGGAGGAGAATGTCAAGCTTTTGGAGTTGAAAGCAAATGTGTTTGTTTTCCGGGCTATAGTTTGCAGGATGGTGTTTGTAAAAACGACTGTTTTCA GGGCTGCAATAATGGTATATGCCAAAATCGTaataaatgcatttgtaatCCTGGCTTCATTTATGATCCAACATCAAGAAATTGCATTAATCCAAAAAAGGCCTATGAGAAAAAGCAGAAgagaattggatga
- the LOC106085095 gene encoding epidermal growth factor-like protein — protein sequence MCTRANRIISLPIGRIMPKQLKISQYCVLIILLENMFCVAIEISSVGSEARVATENDISQGNQFYNASGLKSLALYVLPPGSTQWRDGKQVFSEVPKEECGTNGDHMILIYVPTEAVDKYSWVTRMTDEKTQKVTPIKVCCPGYGLLRWRGERRCVPVCKKCRNGQCVSPDVCECYNEFVRTDNGDCVFSCPLGCLNGRCYLDGSCECDPGYKLDETRQYCRPICSKGCGTDPLLNCTAPEVCGCIQGFTLSDSGCKPLCEPECGPGGVCQEIGFKPLCACHAGYGLKDGVCQADCYQSCANGICYNRNRCICNPGFVYHERTRNCIPV from the exons ATGTGTACTCGCGCTAATAGAATAATATCCCTTCCTATTGGCAGAATAATGCCGAAACAGCTAAAAATTTCACAATACTGTGTATTGATAATTCTATTGGAGAATATGTTTTGCGTGGCAATTGAAATCTCATCTGTTGGAAGCGAAGCAAGGGTTGCTACCGAAAATGACATCAGTCAAGGGAATCAATTTTACAATGCCTCAGGCTTGAAATCACTAGCCTTGTATGTTCTTCCACCAGGAAGCACCCAATGGCGAGATGGAAAACAGGTTTTTTCGGAAGTCCCAAAAGAGGAGTGTGGTACCAATGGAGATCATATGATTTTGATATATGTGCC CACCGAAGCAGTTGACAAATATTCTTGGGTCACCCGTATGACCGATGAAAAAACGCAAAAAGTAACTCCCATTAAAGTATGCTGCCCGGGCTATGGCCTATTGCGTTGGCGTGGTGAACGCCGTTGTGTGCCTGTGTGTAAAAAATGCCGTAATGGCCAATGTGTGTCGCCTGACGTCTGCGAGTGTTACAACGAATTTGTTCGCACCGATAATGGTGATTGTGTGTTCTCTTGTCCTTTGGGTTGTCTCAACGGCCGTTGCTATTTGGATGGCAGCTGCGAATGTGATCCTGGCTATAAGTTGGATGAGACCCGTCAATATTGTCGTCCTATATGCAGCAAGGGTTGTGGTACTGATCCTTTACTCAATTGCACTGCCCCAGAAGTCTGTGGATGTATACAAGGATTTACCCTTAGCGATTCAGGGTGTAAGCCTCTCTGTGAGCCCGAATGTGGACCGGGTGGTGTATGTCAAGAAATCGGATTTAAACCTCTATGTGCGTGCCATGCAGGTTATGGTCTAAAGGATGGTGTTTGTCAGGCTGATTGTTATCA ATCCTGTGCCAATGGAATTTGCTATAACCGCAATAGATGCATTTGCAAtcctggttttgtctaccatgAGCGTACCAGAAACTGTATACCCGTGTAG
- the LOC106085092 gene encoding epidermal growth factor-like protein isoform X2, with the protein MKHLLSRSILAIYFGFSALLFNLISCTAVEKSINNITYVGEERLDWKDDNVRNQFDGGNLKNVSLEYAPTIPNKSRQKRQTKKRIEKVECGPSRDHTQLMTDSINKYTWKERLTYDLTQQVSAIRICSPGYSIYQYSGTNSCLPFCNRCGQGECMAPDVCKCYSDFERNPEGVCTSVCPLGCYHGYCDLLKGCSCYEGYQLDKTKKFCLPICADGCGHDPRMKCISPRVCDCIEGFSMVDGICKPQCNPDCGPGGECKAFGLTSKCACYPGYKLRKGVCESDCYQTCANGICYNRHTCHCYSDYIYNEYTRNCEARVGIIERYSFNF; encoded by the exons ATGAAACATTTATTGTCTCGTTCAATATTGGcaatttattttggattttctgCTCTGCTATTCAATCTTATTTCGTGTACGGCTGTAGAAAAATCAATTAACAATATTACCTATGTTGGAGAAGAAAGACTAGATTGGAAGGATGATAATGTACGAAATCAGTTTGATGGAGgtaatttgaaaaatgtttctttagAATATGCTCCAACAATCCCTAATAAAAGTCGACAGAAGCGACAAACTAAAAAGCGAATTGAGAAGGTAGAATGTGGTCCCAGCAGAGATCATACGCAGCTAAT GACCGACTCCATAAACAAGTACACTTGGAAGGAACGTTTGACATACGATTTGACACAACAGGTATCCGCTATTCGTATATGTAGCCCCGGCTATTCCATCTACCAATATTCGGGAACCAATTCCTGTCTACCCTTCTGTAACCGTTGTGGCCAAGGCGAATGTATGGCGCCTGATGTGTGCAAATGTTATAGTGATTTTGAGAGAAACCCTGAAGGTGTTTGCACTAGTGTCTGTCCTTTGGGTTGTTATCATGGGTATTGTGATTTGCTGAAAGGCTGTTCATGCTATGAAGGCTATCAATTGGATAagacaaagaaattttgtctcccCATTTGTGCCGACGGCTGTGGCCACGATCCCAGAATGAAGTGCATATCTCCGAGAGTTTGTGACTGTATCGAAGGATTCTCTATGGTCGATGGCATTTGCAAGCCACAATGTAATCCCGATTGCGGACCTGGAGGAGAGTGTAAAGCATTTGGCCTCACTAGCAAGTGCGCATGCTATCCAGGCTATAAGTTACGAAAGGGAGTTTGTGAGAGCGATTGTTATCA GACTTGCGCCAATGGCATTTGCTATAATCGCCATACCTGCCATTGCTACTCGGACTACATTTACAACGAGTATACTAGGAATTGTGAAGCACGTGTGGGCATTATAGAAAgatattcatttaatttttaa